The Methanococcus voltae PS genomic interval CGAAAAAATCGACATACCTAGAGCAAATCGTTTAATTCTTGCTTCTCGTCCTGAAAATTTACGTATTGATATATCTGAGGATATAAAAAAGGAATTACCCGAAATGGGTAAAGATATTGATTGTGCAATTGTTTCAGGATACCAAAGCATTAAAGAAAAATACTCTGACGGAAAAACTGATGAATATTACTTTAAAAGAGCAGTTGAAGATATAAAATTATTAAAAAGCAAAAATCTGGATTTAAAGGTACATTTGGAATTTGCTTCCGTTCAAAATCCTTTGTTACGTAAGAAAATTGTCGAATATCTGTATCCTGTTGTAGATTGTGCAGGATTAGATGAAACAGAAATAGCCAATATATTGAATTCGTTGGGTTATTCTGAATTAAGTGAAAAAATACTAAAAGATAGCAGAATAGAGGATGTAATAGAGGCTTCGAAAATAGTTCTTGAAAAGTATGATTTAGAAATGATACAAATCCACACGATTTTCTATATTATGTTTATTTGTAAAAAAATTGAAGACAAGGCTAAAAACGACATTAAAATTGCTCAATTGAAAAAATCTTTGGAATTTGCTACAATTTTGGCGTCCTCCAAAGCTAAAAATGGTTTGATAACTAGCATTGAAGATTTAAAAATGGGTTTGGATACCCCATATAATCAGTACGGAGACTTATTGATAGATTTAGTCTCCAATATTTCGAATTCTTCAGAATTTACTGAGTATAATATCGTACTTGTTCCGTCAAGAATTGTAAAAAACCCTAAAAGTACGGTAGGACTTGGAGATACCATATCTTCTGGTGCTTTCGTTAGTTACGTAGCAGATTTAAAAAATAATAATGTATTATAAAATAAAATTAATATAAATGAACATAAATAGATATAAATAGATATAAATAGATATAAATAGATATAAATAGATATAAATAGATATAAATGAACATATAAAATAAAAAGATAAAAAATAATATGAATAAATAAAAATTCTTTTTTAAAATCAATATTTTGTTTAAATGGACGAGCCCGGAGGGATTTGAACCCCCGACCACAGGGTCCGAAGCCCTGTATTCTATCCAAGCTAAACCACGGGCCCATATAATAGTAAAATAACGCCACATTGTTGGGCTTGTTACATATAGCGGAAATAATAGAATTAATAAATTTAAAACAATCTAAAACGGTTATTTGTAGTTTATTATATATAAATGTAACTATTATTTTTATTTTATCGCGTATACTAGCGGTTATTATACATTTCATATACTATTTTAATTTATTATAATATATATTATAATATATACTATTTTAATTTATTATGGATTGTAGTAATTTATAACAACGTTATTTATTTGAAAAATATTTATATAATATAAAATAGGTTAATATGATTAATAAACTGGAAAAATTAAAAATAAGAATTAATACATAGAGCGTGAAAATTTGCGAGAATTATTACTTATTGGGATAGGCGGTTTTTTGGGTGCAGTTTTAAGGTATGTGATAAGTGGAATAATCCCTGTAAAATTTGGAATACCTTCGGGAACTTTAACAGTTAATTTAATTGGTAGTTTAATAATGGGCTTTGTGCTTTATTCTTGCTTATTAGTCGATATTCCAGTAGAATGGAAAATTTTAATAACTACGGGATTCTGTGGCGCTTTAACTACGTTCTCAACATTTAGTTATGAAACATTTTCTTTAATGGATGAAGGTTACTTACTTAAAGCATTTTACAACGTTTTTTTAAACGTTGCTGGCTGTTTACTTATGATATATGTTGGTAGACAGATATCATATTCGATATTCAACATATCTTTATAATCTAGTCCATAACAAATAAAATAAACGTATTACTATCAAAATACTAACAAAAAATATGATTATATGATAAAATCATTAAAAATTTATAAGTATCTTAAGGGTGTTAATTTGTCAAAACCTGTTGAAATAATATTTTTAGGTGGAGGAGGCGGTAGGTGGGAAACCATCAAACAAAATAAAGGAACTGGCGGTTTCAGAATAACCACAGAACAGCTGAATGCTCATGTTGACCCAGGACCTGGAGCCTTAGTTCGCATGAATCAGTTGGATATTGACCCTTGGGACACAAACTTGTTGGTTGTCTCTCATTGCCACCCTGACCATTATACCGATTCTGAATTAATCATTGAAGCTATGACATTTGGAATGACCAAAATAGCGGGTCGGATAATAGGTAATAGCTCAGTACTATGTGGGAACGAGATATTTGAAAAAAAGATATCCAAATATCACCAAAGTAAAGTTTTAGAAAAACATATACTTAAAGTTGATAAATCCATAGATATCGATGATGTAAGCTTTATAGGAACTAAAACTAAACATGGTGACCCTTATGGAGTTGGATTTAGACTTGAAACGCCTCAAGGGATTATCGGATATACGGGAGATACAGAAAACATTTCTTCGTTAATTAAAGATTTTTCCGGCGTTAAAGTACTTATTGCAAATGTTGTAAGGGCGGATATTAAAGTACCTGGGCACATGTATTCAGAAGATATAATTTCAATACTAAATAGTATGGAACAATCAGAAAAACCTGAATTGGTAGTTATTTACCATATGGGAACTAAAATGAAGGAACCGGATAAATTTGGGGAATTAATCACTAAAAGAACAGGTATTTTAACAATTCCTGCTAAAATAGGGTTAAAATTGACAATTGATGACAATGTAAATTATGAATATTTAAAATATTAATTTTTATTTTTTATTTTTTATTTTAGTATTGATTTACTACTATTTTATTTTATTATTTTAGTTTATTATTTTAGTTTATTATTTTATTATTTTTTAATTATTTACAAAAGGATAATTTTATAAGCTATAATTTAAATAAGTAAATAGCATATTCAAACGATTATAATCAGTTATTACAAGTTACAATTATTCAAATTCAAGTGATATTATGTCAAATAACCAAAAAACCGAAATAACAATTTATTCTCCAAATCATTATACATATGGTGCAATGTTGATGGGCGGGATATTAAAAAAAGAATTTAATGATAGTAAAATTAATCTAATTAATAATTTAAGCCCAAATAGTCAAAAAATTTTATCAAAGTCAAATTTTGTAATATTCGCCCTTTATTCGACACTTCACATATTAAACAGCGAAATAAAAGAAACTATGGCGGAAATTAAAAGGAAATCACCAAATACAAAAATTTTTATCGCTGGTGCAATTTCAGCTTACCCTGAAATCATACTGAACGAAATAAATACGGTTGATGCAGTAATTATGGGTGAAGGGGAATACACTACCCCTAATTTAATTAAATATTTTAAAAATCAGACTGAAAATCACTTAAATAATTCTAATTTAGAATATTTAGAAGATTTCAAAGAAATTGGTGGTATAGCATATAAATTAGAATCCGAAGATTCAAATATAGGTAATAAAATAATAGTTCAAGCCTCAAAAAAGAATAAAGATATTGAATTGGATTTTTCAGACCTTTTAATTCCTAAAGATATTGAAAAGCAAACCATAAGGGGCGCAAACGTATATATTGAAACCCATAGGGGCTGTTTGGGCAATTGTACTTTTTGTCAAGTTCCAGAGTTTTTTGGGCGAGATATAAGAAGTAAACCTCTCGAATTAATTTTAAAAGAGGTAGAAAACCTTAAAAAACGAGGTGTGAAAAGAATCGCAATTAGTGGCGGTACGGGAAGCCTTTACAACTTTAAAAAGTCATCTAATAGAAATTTATTTATTGAGATGATAGAAAAAGTTTCTGATATAATCGGATCTAAAAATTTGTCAGTACCTGATATGAGGGTTGATTACGTTGATTCGGATATTTTAAACGCTATAAAAAATAATACTGTAGGATGGGTATTTTACGGTATAGAAAGTGGAAGCAATAAATTATTAAGTGATATGAAGAAAGGTACAAACCCTGAAAAGAATTTAAATGCCATAAAACTAGCAAAAGATTGTGGTGTAAAGGTAGGTGGCAGTTTTATTGTGGGCTACCCTACAGAGCGAGAAGTGGATTATTTAATGACCAAGGACTTTTTAGTCGATGCAGAACTTGACGATATATTTGTAAGCAGTGCTGAACCAATCCCAAAAACAAGATTGTGCAATAAAGTGATTGAAACTAAAAAAGAAGATAACCCAACCTTTAAAATACATAATGGCATATATAGAAAGTTACATTTGACAGAAAGTGAAGCTAGATGTTTTGATTTGCTATTGCACGCTGAAATGTGGCGTTCTGTTCCAAGAATTCCAAATGCTCAAATTAAGAAAATATACTTGGATGAAGCAAAAACTCAAGGAAATGATATAAGAAACGTTACAAATTTAGTATATAACTACAAAGATTTGATATACAAAGATTTTAACAATTAATTTTAATTATAATTAAATTGATAGATTTATAAATTTATATATAACTTGCAACAGACTTTAATTTAAAATTAAATAATAATATAATTAAGATAACTTAATTAAAATTCCTAAAATGGATTAAAAAGTGAAATTATGAAGTGTACAAAGTCCGATTTAAAATCAAAGTGTAATGAAAATAACGATAAAAGTGAAGTGTCAAATATTTTGGATAAAAAAATAAAAATGATATCTGAATTCATACAAGAGTACTATGAAATCACAAACGTGAAAAGTGTAGTTTTAGGACTTAGTGGGGGAATTGATAGTACTTTAGTGGCTTATTTAGCAGTAAATGCACTAGGAGCGGATAAAGTACACGGCATAATAATGCCAGAGTCTAATTCTAACCCGTTAGATAGAGAACATGGTGAATTAGTGGCTAAATTATTAGGTATTAATTACAATGTAAGCGATATTACGCCACTAATGGAAGCTTTCAGAGCAGGAGGGTATTCCAAAGATGAAGAAGGAAACTTAAAGGAATTTGATAAATTATCAGACGGTAATTTAAAGTCTAGATTTAGAATGTGCACCTTATACTATCATGCAAATAAAAATAATAGTTTAGTGCTTGGTACTAGTAATAAATCAGAAATTTATATGGGTTACGGCACTAAATTCGGTGATTTGGGCTGTGATATATTACCAATTGGTCATCTATTTAAAACCGAAGTTAGGGAGCTTGCAAAGCATATTGGTGTACCTGAAGATGTAATCACAAAAGCACCTTCTGGTGGCTTGTGGGAAGGTCAAACCGATGAAAAAGAAATGGGTATTACTTATGAAATATTAGATAAGTTATTACACGCAATGGAAATTGGTAAGGACCCAGAATATACTGCAGACCTATTAAATATTAGTTCTGAACAAATGATTAATATAATGACTAGAATTGATAGAAATAAACACAAATCATTGCCAATTCCAATGCCTAGTAAATATTTGGACTTAATTGAATAATAATCTTTTTTATTTTTTATTCTTTCATTTTTTTAATTAATTATTTATTTTTTAAACGATAGAATTATTTATGAAATTTAAAAAAATTAACGGATGATTTTATGTATATTTTAGGATATGATAAAGATATAGAAAGTTCTAGTCAAGTTTTAGAAGCTTATAATAGGCTAATTTCTGAAGACATAAATGTAAAATTGGTTGAATCCCCTCAAGAGTTTTTAAAATTGTTTAAAAAATATATTTCCAATGATTTAGACAGTGGACTAAAAATAGATGAAAATAACGAAGAAATTGAGGTTATTAGCGGTTTTGTTAGGGGTAACTTATCCTCATCCAAAATAATGCCCGAAGTAAAAAATTTAATTAAAAAAACCTTCGATGCTAAATTCTATAGGGCATCCATATTAAAAAATCCATTTATGGATAAATATTTTATATTGGCACCTGTAGGAATAGATGAGTTTAGTTTTGAATATAAAAAACGGATTGATGATAAAATAGAGTTTATCGACTACCTGGTAAATTATTTAAAAAAAGATACCCTAAAATATTCTTCAAATAACAATAACGAAGATAGTAAAATAACGATAGGATTACTTTCCGGCGGTAGATTATCGGATTTAGGTAGAGACCCTCATATAGACAATACAATATGTGAATGTAAAGAAATTGTAAATATATATAACGAAAGAAAGAATTTAGAGAAGGAGTTAAAGAAGAATTTGGAAAATGTAGATGTCATACATGATGGTATATTGATAGAAGAATACTTAAAAAAAGGTTTTGACGTTATTATAGCGCCTGATGGGATTTCTGGAAATCTAATATTTCGCTCATTAGCTTTAGTTTGTGGTTTAGAAGGTTGCGGGGCACTTTTGGTATCAAAAAAGCCCATAAATTTCATAGATACTAGTAGAAGTGGAAATTATTTGAGATATTATAATGCAGTTAAATATCTTAATAATCAAAAATAAAGGAAAAAATAATATAGGGATATTTTGCATTTATTACCACATATTTATGTAAATCGGATAATCTTTAAGTAATCCCTTTCTTTTTTTAATCATTAAAATGGCGTCACTACCATCTTCGTAGTAATTGTACAATATTTTTCTGTCGCTGTACCCTCGCTTGTAGTAAAACTTCCTGGCAACTGCATTTGTAAATCTTACCTCTAAGACGATGTGTTTAGCATTGTAAACTTTGAAGAAATGGTTTTCAATTGAGTCTAATAGTAAATTACCTATTCCTTGGTGTCTGTACTCTTTATCAACTGCAATAGAGACCACGTGTGCGTTACCCCATTCTAAAACTGTTATGATGTAACCTAAAACGTAGTTATTTTCATCTAAAGCCACCAAAAAACCGTCAGGACATTTTGAGTGTAAACTCTTTATCAAAAAATCGGGATATTCATAGTCAAACGATTGTTTTTCAATTTCAAGCACTCGATTTAAATCGCATTCTTTAAAACTTCTTAAGGTAATTTTGGATGTCATAAATTTCATTCCTGGTGTTATGATTAGTTACTAAATATTTTAATTTATCTAATTTATCTAATTTACTTAAATTATT includes:
- the pfkC gene encoding ADP-specific phosphofructokinase; the protein is MPFKNLNDVKEHCENLENIAIFLGYNANVDALKYISSKNDLYELLDEKNNIGDVKIDIDKVIENMASYPREIKTPEEFLARLILAMKSGKPVEIPLISANLSPNFKKWLEDLKFNEKRIGGQVGIIANLLSLLNLEKIIAYTPLLSKKQSEMFENKGNHANIFYPVLKKDGKVSLTNINNAYKDDETKINRIFEYKEFDFEFNNEKIDIPRANRLILASRPENLRIDISEDIKKELPEMGKDIDCAIVSGYQSIKEKYSDGKTDEYYFKRAVEDIKLLKSKNLDLKVHLEFASVQNPLLRKKIVEYLYPVVDCAGLDETEIANILNSLGYSELSEKILKDSRIEDVIEASKIVLEKYDLEMIQIHTIFYIMFICKKIEDKAKNDIKIAQLKKSLEFATILASSKAKNGLITSIEDLKMGLDTPYNQYGDLLIDLVSNISNSSEFTEYNIVLVPSRIVKNPKSTVGLGDTISSGAFVSYVADLKNNNVL
- the crcB gene encoding fluoride efflux transporter CrcB gives rise to the protein MRELLLIGIGGFLGAVLRYVISGIIPVKFGIPSGTLTVNLIGSLIMGFVLYSCLLVDIPVEWKILITTGFCGALTTFSTFSYETFSLMDEGYLLKAFYNVFLNVAGCLLMIYVGRQISYSIFNISL
- a CDS encoding MBL fold metallo-hydrolase, which gives rise to MSKPVEIIFLGGGGGRWETIKQNKGTGGFRITTEQLNAHVDPGPGALVRMNQLDIDPWDTNLLVVSHCHPDHYTDSELIIEAMTFGMTKIAGRIIGNSSVLCGNEIFEKKISKYHQSKVLEKHILKVDKSIDIDDVSFIGTKTKHGDPYGVGFRLETPQGIIGYTGDTENISSLIKDFSGVKVLIANVVRADIKVPGHMYSEDIISILNSMEQSEKPELVVIYHMGTKMKEPDKFGELITKRTGILTIPAKIGLKLTIDDNVNYEYLKY
- a CDS encoding methyl-coenzyme M reductase glutamine C-methyltransferase; its protein translation is MSNNQKTEITIYSPNHYTYGAMLMGGILKKEFNDSKINLINNLSPNSQKILSKSNFVIFALYSTLHILNSEIKETMAEIKRKSPNTKIFIAGAISAYPEIILNEINTVDAVIMGEGEYTTPNLIKYFKNQTENHLNNSNLEYLEDFKEIGGIAYKLESEDSNIGNKIIVQASKKNKDIELDFSDLLIPKDIEKQTIRGANVYIETHRGCLGNCTFCQVPEFFGRDIRSKPLELILKEVENLKKRGVKRIAISGGTGSLYNFKKSSNRNLFIEMIEKVSDIIGSKNLSVPDMRVDYVDSDILNAIKNNTVGWVFYGIESGSNKLLSDMKKGTNPEKNLNAIKLAKDCGVKVGGSFIVGYPTEREVDYLMTKDFLVDAELDDIFVSSAEPIPKTRLCNKVIETKKEDNPTFKIHNGIYRKLHLTESEARCFDLLLHAEMWRSVPRIPNAQIKKIYLDEAKTQGNDIRNVTNLVYNYKDLIYKDFNN
- a CDS encoding NAD+ synthase, translating into MISEFIQEYYEITNVKSVVLGLSGGIDSTLVAYLAVNALGADKVHGIIMPESNSNPLDREHGELVAKLLGINYNVSDITPLMEAFRAGGYSKDEEGNLKEFDKLSDGNLKSRFRMCTLYYHANKNNSLVLGTSNKSEIYMGYGTKFGDLGCDILPIGHLFKTEVRELAKHIGVPEDVITKAPSGGLWEGQTDEKEMGITYEILDKLLHAMEIGKDPEYTADLLNISSEQMINIMTRIDRNKHKSLPIPMPSKYLDLIE
- the mtxX gene encoding methanogenesis marker protein Mmp4/MtxX; this encodes MYILGYDKDIESSSQVLEAYNRLISEDINVKLVESPQEFLKLFKKYISNDLDSGLKIDENNEEIEVISGFVRGNLSSSKIMPEVKNLIKKTFDAKFYRASILKNPFMDKYFILAPVGIDEFSFEYKKRIDDKIEFIDYLVNYLKKDTLKYSSNNNNEDSKITIGLLSGGRLSDLGRDPHIDNTICECKEIVNIYNERKNLEKELKKNLENVDVIHDGILIEEYLKKGFDVIIAPDGISGNLIFRSLALVCGLEGCGALLVSKKPINFIDTSRSGNYLRYYNAVKYLNNQK
- the rimI gene encoding ribosomal protein S18-alanine N-acetyltransferase, which encodes MTSKITLRSFKECDLNRVLEIEKQSFDYEYPDFLIKSLHSKCPDGFLVALDENNYVLGYIITVLEWGNAHVVSIAVDKEYRHQGIGNLLLDSIENHFFKVYNAKHIVLEVRFTNAVARKFYYKRGYSDRKILYNYYEDGSDAILMIKKRKGLLKDYPIYINMW